In Pectinophora gossypiella unplaced genomic scaffold, ilPecGoss1.1 Pgos_33, whole genome shotgun sequence, a single window of DNA contains:
- the LOC126381008 gene encoding uncharacterized protein LOC126381008 → MDLATIIAVLQGSDDVLPDLDQLSTTQQQIVSEASKINDCDAGGQYFILDLDKHNSSSAPIASSSNTDKPISSCPENAEPITSCTRDVEPITSTRTGTLEPVACSSSSPHFHIAGVAPSCSHERVIASSSTDHSNQSNSKFCFTESNKGGSILHKDGHRYRISKINKNLTSLWICTTKTCKASVTLNILKDGVIRETSHTCLPDYKGEHVAKALSECRKRVRTCMKPIPTVYEETMSHLKSQDFADEIPILKNIKSSLYRCRNKFLDVEKTSFKTLSEVKISETFGKDFLMFDDGTDEKILCFISQKCKSVFPNLSHVFLDGTFKVVPKPFYQIYTIHGDLGNGTVVPLLYALLPNKTQETYKRLFNLIKEKNPDFRPTNFKIDFEKAAINAINEIFPEAVVNGCFFHYSQAIWKKGKKLGFTETEGGKKFIGLCAAMAYLPHDHIPEAWLYLLHNVPNGAAATAFTDYMSNQWIKNSNLFTCHGDVYRTTNHVEGWHNRLNRRITKNPSLYHIIDVLKGEAIESDFKIDQLNNHVHENVPKKRRKTDNKDLVITKIIDDFLGKKIEIGICLQRLANVKIICKKK, encoded by the exons A TGGATTTAGCTACGATAATTGCGGTCTTACAAGGAAGCGACGATGTGTTACCTGATTTGGACCAGCTCTCAACGACCCAGCAACAAATTGTGAGCGAAGCAAGCAAAATTAATGACTGCGATGCAGGAGGTCAATATTTTATACTTGACCTCGACAAGCATAACTCGTCCTCGGCGCCGATTGCTTCTTCTTCGAACACTGACAAACCAATCTCTTCTTGTCCTGAAAATGCGGAACCAATCACTTCCTGCACCCGTGATGTGGAACCAATCACTTCTACCAGAACAGGTACTTTAGAACCGGTAGCTTGCAGTTCTAGTAGTCCTCATTTTCACATTGCTGGAGTAGCACCCTCTTGTTCTCACGAACGAGTTATCGCGAGTTCCTCAACAGATCACTCAAATCAATCGAATTCAAAATTCTGCTTCACTGAGAGCAATAAAGGAGGTAGTATTTTACACAAGGATGGTCATAGGTATCGTATAAGTAAGATTAATAAAAATTTAACTTCTCTGTGGATTTGCACCACGAAAACCTGTAAGGCATCAGTAACTTTAAATATATTGAAAGATGGTGTAATTCGAGAAACATCTCACACTTGCTTGCCAGATTATAAAGGGGAACATGTTGCTAAGGCGCTGTCTGAATGTCGCAAGAGGGTTAGAACTTGTATGAAACCTATACCAACTGTGTACGAGGAAACTATGTCTCATTTAAAATCACAAGATTTTGCTGAcgaaatacctattttaaaaaatattaaaagctcCCTTTATAGATGTCGCAACAAATTTCTTGATGTTGAAAAAACATCTTTTAAAACTCTCAGTGAAGTTAAAATATCAGAGACTTTTGGCAaagattttttaatgtttgatgATGGAACTGATGagaaaatattgtgttttatttcgCAAAAGTGCAAAAGTGTGTTCCCAAATTTGAGCCACGTATTTTTAGATGGAACTTTTAAGGTAGTTCCCAAACCTTTTTATCAAATTTATACAATACATGGTGATTTGGGTAACGGCACTGTCGTTCCTTTATTATATGCCCTTTTGCCAAATAAAACACAAGAAACGTATAAAAGATTATTTAATCttataaaggaaaaaaatccTGATTTTCGGCCAACTAACTTCAAAATTGATTTCGAAAAAGCCGCAATCAATGCTATAAATGAGATATTTCCTGAAGCCGTGGTAAACGGCTGCTTTTTTCATTATAGCCAGGCAATTTGGAAAAAGGGCAAAAAGCTCGGGTTCACAGAGACAGAGGGTGGTAAAAAATTTATTGGGCTATGTGCTGCTATGGCCTACCTTCCACATGATCATATACCTGAAGCGTGGCTGTACCTACTGCATAACGTCCCAAATGGAGCCGCTGCAACAGCTTTCACCGATTATATGTCCAATCAATGGATTAAAAATAGTAATCTTTTCACATGTCACGGGGATGTGTACAGAACCACAAATCATGTGGAAGGTTGGCACAATCGGCTCAATAGAAGGATCACAAAAAATCCGTCACTTTATCACATCATAGATGTATTAAAAGGAGAGGCTATTGAATCAGATTTTAAAATAGATCAATTGAATAATCACGTCCATGAAAACGTGCCTAAAAAGCGACGCAAAACTGACAATAAAGATCTGGTCATTACAAAAATTATTGATGATTTTCTGggtaaaaaaattgaaattggtATTTGTCTGCAGCGGCTGGCTAATGtcaaaataatatgtaaaaaaaagtaa